Below is a window of Podospora pseudocomata strain CBS 415.72m chromosome 1 map unlocalized CBS415.72m_1.2, whole genome shotgun sequence DNA.
CGTCGTGACCCCCATCCTGATGTCCCGCTCAGTCCACTGGGTGTTCTCCATCCTCGGACTAAACGGGCAGTCGTATGGCTCTTACCAAAAGATTTGCATACGCAACGTCTTCATCCGCTTCATGGCCGAGAACGCGTCCATGCTCGCCTTTTTGGGGAGCGTGGTGGTGTTGCACTTTGGGGCGAACAAGGATGTGTACCCGTACTTTTCGTTTGACGGCGCGGACGAGACGGAGCAGTACACATTTAACCTGACGTTCAAGGCGTCGAGCATCACTTGGGCGTGCGAGCTGGCGGCGAGCTTTGTCGTGGCGGGGCTGATCAGGTTGATTTATGGGGTtagtgtggtggtggaggggaagctggACTTTGCGGTTTGGCCGGAGCTGTTGCcgacggcggtggcggtgacgCTGCATGTGCTGCAGAATATGTTGTTTTCGATCGTGAGGTTGCAGTTTAGATGAGGGtgtgggagaaggtgggtTGGTTTATGAAAGTATGTGGATATGGCAAGAGTAATTTTGTAAACGGATGAGTAAAAGAGTGTATGAACGGGTTGACGGTATGGGTTTGTTTAtaaagggggagggaagtTTGGCTTGTTTTTTTCCGTGCACGGTTTGCATGAtaccccccccttttcttttttactTTTTCCTTTTTAGTTCTCTCGTTTTTGAGCATTTTCAAACAGAGTTGGAGCGCAAGTTATTCGTGAAGAGTATGAATAGTCATGAGGAGTATATATGAGAGATATGAGTTATGTATATATGACGAGCTAATAAATACTCTGTTGGTATAACACGGAGAGCCTGCTCCTTGGTCTTTGCAGTGTGTTGAAAAATATTGAACAAAAGAattgaagaaaaagacaacCCGACCACAGAATAATGTCTAGGCACCTCtaaccctcttcttctttgaccCCCGCGGACTGTCCTGGGCATTTCCCAACGAGGCCGTCCGTTTCGAGCCTGCAGTCGCACCTCGAgtgctccctctcccacgagCGGCACCCCCTCTACCAGGCCGGGAAGAGCTAGGGAGCTCGGGTGTGAGAAACTGCGGACTGTTTGAGCCCCCAACTGGTGTCGTACGCTTTggcccttcctcctccgtaGGCGTTTGAACAaacagcggtggtggtggtggaaccTGAGGCTCGTCCATAGGAGGCGTCTGGCTCCTCCGCCTTGAACTCTCCCACGCATTGGCAGCATGACCAACAGCCTTGTGGCTCCTCATCCGGGATATCAAGCCCCGCATGTTGGCGACATATGTCGTCGGAGCCCCATGACGGCCGAGCAACTCCATGAtaccctccagctcctcaatgAACTGGCTCTGGTCgacgagaagctcaagggcgCTGTACACAAAGCCCGTGTCGTGGTTTCCAACCAGACGCATAAAAAGATTTCGATCGTCCGGTGTGTCGCCGCCGTGCGAGTCGACGTTTCGGCTGACGACTGCCTTTAGGATGCTCACGAGCGAGCGGGCTGCCGAGGCTCGGGCTGGTTCAGACAATGGATCCGATCCGCGAGAGACGAGCAGCTCGATTTTGCGGACACAGTGTTGGACCTGCGTAGCTGCCCAGTGGACATCGCGTGGACCTTCGACAGTCTTTTCTTTCTGAGAACGAACCGAGGTGGCGGGTGTGTtttggagagaggaggagtagGTCTCGAGCTCGGAAAGAATTCGGGATACCCGCCGTTCCATGGCCCGGAAAGGCTCAACGGCTGGACCCGATGACTCCAACTCTGTCCGAACCCACTCAGAAAGCGAATGCGAGGACAaaaggagagaaaaaagggTGGCCTCGAGGTCGCCACGACGTATTGGTGACGTGTAGTGTGAAGTCCCAAGATCTGGTCTGTAGGTGTCAAGCTCTTGGGGTTGCACACCAGCTAGTGCCGCAACCATCTCGCGAGCCTCTTGTATTCGTGAGCGCGATGGATCTGAGGTGTCGTTGTCTGGGTCAAAGATATCACAATGAAGGTCGTCGGCAAGAATGTCGAGGCGGATGCGAGAGATCTGGTCGAAAGGATCTTGAAGTTGCTCAGGATACCCATAGTCGGTGAGAGTAAGGCTGGCTTCAAGGTCGTGGTCGAAGAGGGCTTGTTTCGATATCCTGTCAAACAACCAGATAAGGTGTTTGCAGGGTTTTTGGTTCCGGTATCTGGCGTCGGGGCACTCGCAGCGAGGTGTTGAGTACGTCTTGCTGTTTTTTGAGCCAATTCGAATAGAGCATGGTACCGTTTCCTGCATCTGGAATGCGTAGAAGAAGCCACCCTCGgcgtcatcttcctcttttaTGCCGCACAACTCTAGAGATATCTGTGGTGGTCCCGGTGTCGAGACCTGATGGTATAGTCCTCGAACCATCTGCTGGGTTTTGTGCGGTAGTTGTGAGATATCATATCTGAAACCACCCGGTGATGATATCACACCTCGGTCgctgtcatcatcatcttcctcctcgtcctcctcccactcatTTGTGTCGTCATGTCGTTCGGATCCGGACATGGAGGGGCTCGTCCTCGGTGATTGAGTCGGAAATCTGGCCTGTGCCATTGTTGGTGTACCTTCGAGAGAAAGCATGTTCATGCCCGTAgtgggggagatggacaTTGAAAGCAGTCAAGCTAAGAAAGAAAGGCAGAACACGGAGTGATGATGTGTGTCAAACCGGGCCAGAAACATCAGAGCAGCGTGTGATGTCACAGCAACCGGGAAGGAACTTCTTTATGTGATTGGCAAAGGGGCTGAGGTAGTAGCGTCGACGACGATAGTCATGGTGATGAAGAGCCCATACATGCGGCCCAGTGCTCCGCTGGGATTTGACTGTGGACCGGATCGACAGACGCACAAAAGGATAGGACAGGCCGCCAGCGAGATAATGACAAGATAGCCGCGAGGACAGAAAGGGGAAGGCCAACTAGGTctcgggaggggagggcagGACACTTCTTTTCATGGACACCGAGCCCCGAGCCGAATGCTTGTTGGAAGTGAGTCGTCCATGGTCATAGATCCAAGGAATGTAACTTGTCCCAGCATTCTCGGGTCGGGCCCCTATTTTGCAGCAACTCGCATGTACCCGTCATTGCTAACCCCCATGGAGGCGGGGATGTAAATCGCACCAGGCAGCCTTCCCTGCTAGCCGAAGGCCAGAGTACGAGCGAGACACAAAGAATACGGGACTGTTGGAAGCAAAAGCCAAGTGATTGCTTAGCATCGCTGCGGCTTAGATTTCGCTAGAAAACTGATGAAACCTCAAGATCGGGTGAAGCTATATTCGGGAAGGAGTCTGACGGATTCCATCTCAAGTTGTCAAGCGGGAAGAGAGCCCAAGGATCCGGCAGTTGGAGGGGCCTGTCGCAAGCTGGGTCAAACTCGATGATACCATGTGTGTCAGTGATGGACAAACGTGCCAAAGGGCAGCTTTCCAGTCGTCTGCTCGGCTGCTGTTTGTGGCTTCACTGCAGGAAAGGAGTCGAAGGATGGATGGTGTGGGAGTTGATGGTGCCAAGACAGGCCCCCAAGGCCCACAAGGCCTGATTCTGGGCCGCGTTGAGTGGCTCGTGCCTCAGCCACGCCTTCTCTTACACCCCATTGGTTGGAATTAGCGGATGTATCGTCAGCCCTGTGACCCCTGTTCTACTGTTTCTCTCAAGCCCCAAAGCCACAACCTTTTGATGTTGGTCCGTCCTCCGAACGAACTGCCCGGTACTCCTACAATGCAAATCAGCCTTGCCTTGCCAATTGCGACAAGTCTTCTTATCGATTACAAGAGCACCTATTATGCGGCCGCTTTTCCCGGCCCTCCTCAACCGTCCCATCGCCGTTTGGACTTAGCATTTATCGCCAGGCCTCTCGATCTTGCGATCTTCACCCATCCACTCCaagccccctttcccacatGATAGCGCCAACAGACTTCTGGAATATTGTACATGTCACGTCACCACTGTTCCAGTCCAAGAATGGCGCACGCAGACGACTGGGATCAGGTGACTTACCACCTCGCTTGCCGTCGATTCATGTCAACACTTCCCAGCCATTTCAAGTTCTCCGCGTTTCCCGAGGCGCCCCTTCATCCCGAGAATGCTTCGCCTCAAAGAACCGACTAACGCAAAAAGAATAGGGTAAACTTATTAACACAGTAAAAACGATCAGCCTTGGATCCGTTCGTCCACTGTGTCGGCAGCAccgtggtgagggtggtttACTTGAGGCCATCTTCACATGTCGAGGCATCCCATATTGCCCCTGGGTCAGGTAATGAGCAATATTGGGACATATCATCAATGACGGGTTCTAGCCAATGAATTCATatcatcaacatcttccAGAAGAGAGCGGTTACGCTCGCCTATCGCGTCAAGGCCGGCCTCAAACACCGGCCTTAAAACCGGCCTTCAGGGCCAACATCTAG
It encodes the following:
- a CDS encoding uncharacterized protein (EggNog:ENOG503P7FR; COG:S); translation: MSISPTTGMNMLSLEGTPTMAQARFPTQSPRTSPSMSGSERHDDTNEWEEDEEEDDDDSDRGVISSPGGFRYDISQLPHKTQQMVRGLYHQVSTPGPPQISLELCGIKEEDDAEGGFFYAFQMQETVPCSIRIGSKNSKTYSTPRCECPDARYRNQKPCKHLIWLFDRISKQALFDHDLEASLTLTDYGYPEQLQDPFDQISRIRLDILADDLHCDIFDPDNDTSDPSRSRIQEAREMVAALAGVQPQELDTYRPDLGTSHYTSPIRRGDLEATLFSLLLSSHSLSEWVRTELESSGPAVEPFRAMERRVSRILSELETYSSSLQNTPATSVRSQKEKTVEGPRDVHWAATQVQHCVRKIELLVSRGSDPLSEPARASAARSLVSILKAVVSRNVDSHGGDTPDDRNLFMRLVGNHDTGFVYSALELLVDQSQFIEELEGIMELLGRHGAPTTYVANMRGLISRMRSHKAVGHAANAWESSRRRSQTPPMDEPQVPPPPPLFVQTPTEEEGPKRTTPVGGSNSPQFLTPELPSSSRPGRGGAARGRGSTRGATAGSKRTASLGNAQDSPRGSKKKRVRGA